One Salmo trutta chromosome 12, fSalTru1.1, whole genome shotgun sequence genomic region harbors:
- the LOC115204726 gene encoding LOW QUALITY PROTEIN: polycystic kidney disease protein 1-like 2 (The sequence of the model RefSeq protein was modified relative to this genomic sequence to represent the inferred CDS: substituted 1 base at 1 genomic stop codon) encodes MALLLSLSCAEDEIAPLFCPEYQEGFDGSCYEFVALPRSFLSAQGWCERGGGHLAFILNIDTQQFLQKHLQPEQDWWLGLAPASPNLTLDSAAEGPLSWLDGSDVSYSNWVNDPDPGAGCGHMLRSSGFQWEATSNCGQELLFICQFVQKNIILQKPIGEFGVIKCYSMNQSIDGANCKVLYGSPLQIQVEVEAGTNVTYKIHRGEMLVANSSAVRGIVPHNITVGPEVEKQLGSGCHQLTLHASNGVSVLGVSTELQVCLLEPVEGLLGSVMAEEGECPDSDLYVSVSLDRGAPVQLLFQVSGANDSISETRDMQNSSMQVYNISTTIQGFLQVKVRAWNVFSHMDVNVGNTTVVCHNSSDLRQNGYANTGALQNCYNNAGKKPLKERIDQDGEKEYKVSNNYLKEASDMFQNLHVIVYGNHLRCSSVNKVTLLFLPVGEISSNYMLSVEVTVTELNTKTRGSTTITTEVRPAKSGTPVQELQSAVADTVANLGQQGMLSGETLGQMFKSVSDILNKGSSEEKNNRMKLREQMLMNITEALENSSSSTLQKMQLTARAVAGLTKRGDELSPDAQLEASFLVANLSSSLLSMNVSEHGGEEEMVQAATPIVEAASNILDVSSNVSTYLPSLSLMTVMKQPYXRVCLSQREVSDLLLKGMDSVQSALLNGKKVDEAPVIVNSSQITVFVNRVSTETIQMQSISNPISSSASFSFPHLGADVLSPDEPVDVRMLSLKKNPFSWSEENNITGTVGSVSLTRGNGSVIPIENLSEEIEIFLPRPEGGQANSTILYLGNYSTLMVDVSSPDVTLVLKIKPSKDITFQLFLGYKDYPNDEQYVAKTQMPHQSNTQEEKYTWVLGPNDLTGKVGLHYLVVRPIVEAGVKSVNATVTVTSIAAQCKYWNETLSTWSEDGCRVGPLTTLLATQCLCTHLTFFGNSFFIMPNLVDVSRTAELFGTFAQNPVVVCFIGSIFVAYVLVVIWARRKDIQDIAKVKVTLLDDNDPLAEYRYMLNISTGHRRGASTSSQVTVTLLGIEGESEPHHLTDPDKPVFERGAVDMFLLTTPFSLGELQSIRLWHDNSGRHPAWYINKVMVQDVETGQKWHFLCNSWLAIDMSECTLDKVFPVATEMDLKKFSNMFFMRTAKDFRDGHIWFSVISRPPTSTFTCVQRVSCCFSLLLCTMLTSIMFWGIPTDPSEQTMDLGHIEFTWQQLMIGVQSSIIMFPINLLIVSIFRNTRPRETKPGKPKAEVSKQGKTGRVSRSQPPSPQRDRELTPDTVIKDVKKIAKSLSKAMKSPIPRLELEMKPGQQTDINTLLSLVEDIIRQQNRAGGEFYTDASKKEGSLILSLGVTNLQETSMCGIPEKTGDGSQKRCTNSQYMYRQLCHVEKELSLLGPSRFPNPDSYCRAVQQVQGIKGLLQSSSLGGDELAQSPGQAESSDGDSGSKKCCQDGLPWWFVFIGWILVVATSGVSGYFTMMYGLTYGKDRSINWLISMVVSFFQSLLIIQPLKVLAFAAFFALVLKKVDQDEYGDPKIERALRNPDDPDVVWAVRRDSTCSFYQPPPPTDIERMRNNMIKEQKVFALIKEILTYMGFMWMLLLVAYGQRDPNAYFLAQHIRQSFSQGISDSMSHGNVFTWANNSLLSNLFGEYPGFITDGNSKLVGNARLRQVRVQKNSCRIARSMRQAVPDCHAPYSWEVEDTGSYGPGWNRSVSENTSRTLRSPWQYQTQARLRAQPIWGSVVLYRGGGFVVDLGPDSQNASSTLQYLFDNTWLDLFTQAVFVEFTVYNANVNLFCIVTLMLETTAVGAFQFRSELQSVRLYQSTGGLHIFVMASEVIYFLFIFYYMYVQGKLMKQQKWAYFKTKWNLLELAIILLSWSALSVFIKRTLLGNRDMEYYHNHKDQFASFHETATADAVLGYLIAFLVLLATVKLWHLLRFNPKLHMITATLQRAWTDISGFLVVITIMFLAYSIISNLMYGWKLYSYRTLLDSALTMVCLQLGIFNYDEVLDYNPVLGAFLVGSCVIFMTFVVLNLFISVIMVAFTQEQIHHKPSEEEEIVDLMLMKLCSLFGIKYKKEDKEESNSPKVNANNASVTKKEPSTISS; translated from the exons ATGGCTCTCCTCTTAAGCCTGTCTTGTGCTGAGGATGAGATAGCACCTCTATTCTGCCCAGAGTACCAAGAGGGTTTTGACGGCTCGTGTTATGAGTTTGTGGCTCTACCGCGTTCCTTCCTCAGTGCACAGGGCTGGTGTGAGAGGGGTGGTGGACACCTGGCCTTCATTCTAAATATCGATACACAGCAGTTCCTACAGAAGCACCTGCAGCCGGAGCAGGACTGGTGGCTGGGTCTGGCACCTGCCTCCCCGAACCTAACACTGGACTCTGCTGCTGAAG GTCCTCTCTCCTGGCTTGATGGCTCTGATGTCAGCTACTCTAACTGGGTGAACGACCCTGATCCAGGGGCTGGCTGTGGTCACATGCTGAGGAGCTCAGGGTTTCAGTGGGAGGCAACAAGCAACTGTGGCCAGGAGCTGCTCTTCATCTGCCAATTTG TCCAGAAAAACATCATCCTTCAGAAGCCCATCGGGGAGTTTGGTGTCATCAAGTGTTATAGCATGAACCAATCAATAGATGGTGCAAACTGCAAGGTCCTGTACGGAAGCCCCCTTCAAATCCAGGTAGAAGTAGAAGCTG GTACGAATGTGACCTACAAAATCCACCGTGGTGAGATGTTGGTGGCCAATTCATCAGCAGTCAGAGGAATCGTCCCCCACAACATCACAGTGGGACCAGAGGTGGAGAAACAGCTGGGCTCTGGCTGCCACCAGCTGACCCTGCATGCCTCTAACGGGGTCTCGGTCTTGGGCGTGTCCACTGAGCTGCAGGTGTGTCTGCTGGAGCCTGTGGAGGGCCTGCTGGGATCAGTGATGGCTGAGGAGGGGGAGTGTCCAGACTCAGACCTCTATGTTAGTGTCTCCCTGGACCGGGGAGCCCCGGTGCAGCTTCTCTTCCAGGTGTCTGGAGCCAACGACAGCATCTCCGAGACCAGAGACATGCAAAACAGCAGCATGCAGGTTTACAATATCTCAACCACTATCCAAG GATTTTTGCAAGTGAAAGTCAGGGCCTGGAATGTCTTCTCACACATGGATGTGAATGTGGGGAACACAACAGTTGTTTGTCACAACAGTTCTGACCTCAGGCAGAATGGCTACGCAAACACA GGTGCCCTGCAAAACTGTTACAACAACGCAGGGAAAAAGCCACTTAAGGAAAGAATAGATCAAGATGGTGAGAAAGAGTACAAAGTGAGCAACAACTACCTGAAAGAAGCTTCAGATATGTTTCAGAATCTCCATGTGATAGTTTATG GTAACCATCTGCGCTGCAGTTCTGTAAATAAAGTAACGTTACTCTTCCTACCTGTTGGGGAGATAAGCAGTAACTACATGCTGTCGGTAGAAGTGACTGTTACAGAATTGAACACAAAGACCCGTGGAAGTACCACAATCACCACTGAG GTGCGGCCAGCCAAGTCCGGTACTCCAGTGCAGGAGCTCCAATCTGCAGTGGCGGACACAGTGGCTAATCTAGGGCAGCAGGGGATGCTCTCTGGAGAGACCCTTGGACAGATGTTCAAGTCTGTGTCGGACATACTGAATAAAGGCTCCAGTGAGGAAAAGAATAACAGGATGAAG CTGCGAGAACAGATGCTAATGAATATAACTGAAGCACTGGAGAACAGCTCCAGCAGCACTCTTCAGAAAATGCAGCTGACGGCCAGAGCTGTGGCAGGACTCACCAAGAGGGGTGATGAGCTTAGTCCCGATGCTCAG CTTGAAGCTAGCTTCCTGGTGGCAAACCTCagctcttccctcctctccatgaACGTCAGTGAGCAtggtggagaagaggagatggtGCAGGCAGCTACACCAATTGTAGAGGCAGCCAGCAATATCCTGGATGTTTCCTCAAACGTGAGCACATATTTACCTTCACTTAGTCTAATGACAGTAATGAAgcagccttactgaagagtttgTCTTTCACAGAGAGAAGTCTCTGATTTACTTCTCAAGGGCATGGACAGTGTGCAGAGTGCACTGTTGAATGGGAAGAAGGTTGATGAAGCTCCTGTGATTGTCAACAGCTCTCAGATCACTGTGTTTGTGAACAG AGTGTCAACAGAAACTATTCAGATGCAGTCTATAAGCAACCCAATAAGCTCCTCTGCAAGCTTTTCCTTCCCTCACCTGGGTGCTGATGTCCTGTCTCCAGATGAACCAGTGGATGTGAGA ATGCTGAGTTTGAAGAAGAACCCATTTTCATGGAGCGAGGAGAACAATATTACCGGCACTGTGGGGTCTGTCTCCCTGACCAGAGGAAATGGTTCTGTCATCCCCATAGAGAACCTATCTGAGGAGATTGAG ATCTTCTTGCCAAGGCCTGAAGGAGGGCAAGCAAACAGCACAATACTCTACTTGGGAAACTATAGCACACTGATGGTCGACGTCTCTTCACCTGATGTAACACTGGTGCTGAAGATAAAGCCATCGAAGGACATAACCTTTCAACTGTTCCTGGGGTATAAAGACTACCCAAACGATGAGCAATACGTAGCCAAGACTCAGATGCCTCACCAGAGCAACACGCAAG AGGAGAAATACACCTGGGTCCTGGGCCCCAATGATTTGACAGGAAAAGTTGGGCTGCACTACCTTGTTGTGAGGCCCATTGTGGAAGCAGGGGTTAAATCCGTCAATGCCACTGTGACTGTCACCTCCATTGCTGCTCAGTGCAAATATTGGAACGAAACCTTATCCACCTGGAGTGAAGATGGCTGCAGG GTTGGTCCTTTAACCACGCTATTGGCCACCCAGTGCTTATGTACGCACTTGACCTTCTTCGGGAACTCTTTCTTCATCATGCCCAACCTCGTTGATGTGTCACGTACGGCTGAGCTCTTTGGCACCTTCGCCCAAAATCCTGTGGTGGTGTGCTTTATTGGTTCCATCTTTGTTGCTTACGTATTGGTGGTCATATGGGCACGCAGGAAGGACATCCAGGACATAGCCAAG GTGAAGGTGACATTGTTGGACGATAATGACCCCTTGGCTGAATACCGTTACATGCTGAATATCAGCACTGGGCATCGGCGTGGTGCTTCCACCTCCTCTCAG GTTACTGTGACTCTGCTGGGcattgagggagagagtgagccaCACCACCTCACTGACCCTGACAAGCCTGTGTTTGAGAGGGGTGCAGTGGATATGTTCTTGTTGACCACGCCCTTCTCTCTGGGGGAGCTGCAGAGCATCAGGCTGTGGCACGACAACTCAgggaggcaccctgcctg GTACATAAACAAAGTTATGGTGCAAGATGTAGAGACAGGACAGAAGTGGCACTTCCTGTGTAACTCATGGCTGGCCATAGATATGAGTGAGTGCACTCTGGATAAAGTCTTCCCTGTAGCCACGGAGATGGATTTGAAGAAATTCAG TAATATGTTCTTCATGAGGACGGCAAAGGATTTCCGTGATGGCCACATCTGGTTTTCTGTGATCAGCCGGCCTCCAACGAGCACCTTCACATGTGTCCAGCGAGTCTCCTGCTGTTtctctctgttgctctgcacCATGCTGAccagcatcatgttctggggcATCCCTACCGACCCCTCTGAGCAGACCATGGACCTGG GTCATATCGAGTTCACCTGGCAGCAGCTGATGATTGGAGTTCAGAGTTCAATCATAATGTTTCCAATTAATCTCCTCATTGTGAGTATCTTCAGAAACACCCGCCCCCGAGAGACGAAGCCTGGAAAGCCCAAGGCAGAGGTGTCCAAGCAGGGGAAGACTGGCAGAGTGTCTCGCTCACAGCCCCCCTCCccacagagggacagagaacTCACACCAGACACAGTCATCAAG GACGTAAAGAAGATTGCTAAGTCACTCTCCAAGGCTATGAAGAGCCCCATTCCACGCCTGGAGTTAGAGATGAAGCCTGGACAACAGACTGATATCAACACTCTGCTCTCCCTGGTGGAGGACATCATCCGGCAGCAGAACCGAGCCGGTGGGGAGTTCTACACTGATGCCTCCAAGAAAGAGGGATCGCTCATTCTCTCACTAGGGGTAACCAATCTGCAAG AGACCAGCATGTGTGGGATCCCTGAGAAGACTGGGGATGGGAGCCAGAAAAGGTGCACCAACAGCCAGTATATGTACAGGCAGCTATGCCATGTAGAGAAGGAGCTGAGCCTACTGGGACCTTCTCGCTTCCCCAACCCAGACAGCTACTGCCGGGCAGTGCAGCAGGTCCAGGGCATAAAGGGACTGCTACAGTCTTCCAGCCTGGGAGGGGACGAGCTGGCTCAAAGCCCAGGCCAAGCTGAGAGCAGTGATGGGGACAGTGGCAGTAAAAAGTGCTGTCAAGACGGGCTTCCCTGGTGGTTTGTGTTTATCGGCTGGATACTGGTGGTAGCCACCAGCGGAGTATCAGGATACTTCACCATGATGTATGGGTTGACCTATGGGAAGGACCGCTCTATAAACTGGCTCATCTCCATGGTCGTTTCTTTCTTTCAGAGCCTCCTAATCATTCAGCCGCTGAAA GTGCTAGCTTTTGCAGCCTTCTTTGCTCTCGTTCTGAAGAAAGTTGATCAGGACGAATATGGGGATCCAAAAATTGAGAGGGCACTCAGAAACCCAG ATGACCCTGATGTAGTCTGGGCTGTCAGGAGGGATAGCACATGCAGCTTCTACCAGCCCCCTCCTCCCACAGACATCGAGAGGATGAGGAACAACATGATCAAGGAGCAGAAGGTTTTCGCCCTCATCAAAGAGATTCTCA CCTACATGGGGTTCATGTGGATGTTGCTCCTGGTGGCGTATGGTCAACGGGACCCTAACGCTTACTTCCTGGCTCAGCACATTCGGCAGAGCTTCAGCCAAGGGATCTCAGACAGCATGAGCCACGGAAATGTGTTCACCTGGGCAAATAACTCTCTCCTCAGCAACCTCTTCGGAGAGTACCCAG GTTTCATCACAGATGGGAACTCCAAACTGGTTGGTAATGCCCGTCTTCGCCAGGTGAGGGTGCAGAAGAATTCCTGCCGAATCGCCCGCTCCATGCGCCAGGCTGTACCTGACTGCCATGCTCCATACTCATGGGAGGTGGAGGACACGGGCTCCTATGGGCCAGGCTGGAACCGCTCTGTGAGTGAAAACACCTCAAGGACCCTCCGCAGCCCCTGGCAGTACCAAACCCAGGCCCGACTCAGAGCCCAACCCATCTGGGGTAGTGTGGTTCTCTACAGGGGAGGGGGGTTTGTGGTGGACCTGGGCCCTGACTCACAGAACGCTAGCAG TACCCTTCAATATCTGTTTGACAACACCTGGCTTGATTTGTTCACCCAAGCAGTCTTTGTCGAGTTCACAGTGTACAATGCCAATGTCAACCTCTTCTGCATTGTCACACTCATGCTGGAGACCACAGCTGTAG GAGCGTTCCAGTTTCGCAGTGAGCTGCAGAGCGTCCGACTATACCAGTCCACCGGTGGACTCCACATCTTTGTCATGGCCTCTGAGGTCATCTATTTCCTCTTTATCTTCTACTACATGTATGTTCAG GGAAAACTGATGAAGCAGCAGAAGTGGGCTTACTTCAAGACAAAGTGGAACCTGCTGGAGCTTGCCATCATCCTCCTGAGCTGGAGCGCACTGTCTGTCTTCATTAAGAGGACCCTGTTAGGGAACCGGGACATGGAGTACTACCACAACCATAAAGACCA GTTTGCCAGTTTCCATGAGACAGCCACAGCAGATGCAGTGCTGGGGTATCTGATCGCATTCCTGGTGCTACTGGCTACAGTCAAACTGTGGCATCTGCTGAGGTTCAACCCCAAGCTACACATGATCACAGCCACACTGCAACGGGCCTGGACTGACATATCAGGCTTCCTCGTGGTCATCACCATTATGTTCCTGGCCTATTCTATTATT TCTAATCTGATGTATGGCTGGAAGCTGTACTCATATAGGACTCTCCTGGATTCTGCTCTGACCATGGTCTGCTTGCAACTGGGCATCTTCAACTATGACGAG GTTCTTGATTACAACCCGGTGCTTGGTGCGTTCCTCGTCGGCTCTTGCGTTATATTCATGACCTTTGTGGTTCTGAACCTGTTCATCTCAGTCATCATGGTGGCGTTCACTCAAGAGCAAATACACCACAAG ccctcagaggaggaggagatagtGGATCTGATGCTGATGAAGCTCTGCAGCTTGTTTGGGATCAAATATAAGAAAGAAGATAAAGAAGAAAGTAACAGTCCCAAGGTGAATGCCAACAATGCCTCTGTTACTAAGAAAGAACCCTCCACTATATCCTCATAG